CAGCGCCGACCAGAGCCCGTTCGTCACGTTCTTCTCCAGCCTCGGCTCCCCCGAGGTCGGCGCGATCGCCGGATCCGTCATGAACTTCGTGGTGCTCACCGCCGCCATGTCGAGCCTCAACGCCGGCCTCTACAGCACCGGCCGCGTCCTGCACTCGATGGGCATGAACGGCTCGGCACCGCGCTTCACGACCGTCATGTCGAAGGGCGGCGTCCCCTTCGGCGGGATCCTGCTCACCGGCTCCATCACGCTCCTGGGCGTCGGCCTCAACGCGGTCGTCCCCGACCAGGCCTTCGAGATCGTCCTCAACGTGGCCGCGCTCGGCATCGTCGCGGGCTGGGCCACCATCATCCTGTGCCAGATGCGCCTGCGGACGTGGGCCAAGCAGGGCAAGGCGACGGAGCCCACGTTCCGCCTGCCCGGCGCGCCCGTCACCTCGTGGCTGACGCTGGCGTTCCTCGTGAGCGTGCTCGTGCTGATGGCGATCGACTGGCCCATCGGGACGCTCACGGTGGCGTCGCTCGTCGTGATCATCCCGCTGCTCGTCGTGGGCTGGTACCTGCAGCGCGATCGGATCCTCGAGATCGCGCGCGTGCGCGAGGGCATCACGGGCCCGTTCCCGGTCACGGGACGCGACGCGTCCGACCAGCGGAGGCGCTGAGCCACACCCGTCACCGCGATCCGCCGCCGCCGTCCTCCACCTCGGCGTCCGCGTCCCCGCCCGCGCCGTCCTGCCGGTTCCGTCCCGCCTCGCCGGAGCCGGCGGGGCTCGTCGGCCCGGGCGCCGCGGGCTGCGCGGGGTCCGGTCGGAGCCCGCGTCCGAAGGCGAGCATCTCGTCGCCGTGCTGCACGACCCACGCGACCGCCGCGTTGAGCGAGTCGCGCCGCGCGACCCAGACGCGCAGCCCGTCCGGTCCGAGCCCGCACGCGTACACCTCGTAGGTGAAGGGGTCGGCGAGGTCCGCCCGGTGGCGGAGCACCCACCCGAGCGCCGGCCCGTCGCCGACCCGCACGATCCACGCGCCTCGCACCGGATGCGCGTGCGGATGCCGCGGCACCGGGCTGATCGCGCCGGCGGCGTCGCCGCTCTGCTTGCTCCACATGCGGATCCCCTCCGGTCGTCCGACGCGGACTCCGTGCCCGCGCCGACGCCCGGCCGCGTCGCTCTCGAGCGTACGCGCGCGCACCGACGCCGCTCGGGGTGCGCCCGGCGCGGAGGCCGCCGTCCCCGATGGCGCCCGGGGCGCGCGGACGGTCACGCGCACGCTCCCAGCACGCGGTGGACGGCGGCGCGGTCCGCATCGCCCACGGCGAGGTCGTACCGGCTCACGACGAACGCGAAGCGCGTGACGTAGAGGCACCGGTAGGCCGCGTCCGGCGGGAGCCACGTGGCGGGTCCCTGATCCGACTTGTCCTGGTTCGTGGGTCCGTCGACGGCCTGGAGCTCGTCGACATCCGTCGCGAGCCGCTCGCGCCGCTCGTCCGACCACGCCCACGCGCCGTGGCGCCAGGCCCACGACAGCGGCACGAGGTGGTCGATCTGCACGGCGGCGCTCGTGCGGGCGCCGCGCGTGAAGTCGATGCCGCGCCCCGTGTAGGCGTCGTGCAGGTGCCCGGCGACCACCGTGCACCCCTCGTCGGCGGAGGAGCGGGTCTCGCCCGTCATGTCCCGGACCAGGACGTCGTCGCGCTGGTCGCAGCCGTTGCGGTCGGTGTCCGCCCATGCGGGTCCGAAGGCGTCGCGGTCGTATCGGGGGTACCGCTCGCGTCCGTCGGCCCGGATCCGGTCGGTCATGGTCCGGACGGCCGCCGTGTCGATCCGCCCGTCACGGACGAGCCCCGCATGCGCGAGCGCGTCAACCACCGCCCCGTCGGCGACCTCCGCGGTGAGCCCGGCGGTGTCGGCATCCGGTCCGAGCACCGCCTCCCGGGCCCCGACGACCACGGACACCGCCACGACCAGGACGGCGAGGGCCGCCAGGAGGACGCGCACGGCGTCGCGCCGACCCCCGCGGATCCCCGCGAGCGCCCGCCTGAGCCGGCACCAGGTCCACCGTCGTTCCGCACTCTCCCCCATCTCGCCCCCTCCCGAGGACAGGGGTACCGGATCGCCCGGACGCGGACGCCTCCGTCCGCGTCACCCGTGGCTCCGGGCACGCGAGACGGGCGTGGGGAGGGGACGTCGTGCGCGTCGCCCATCGGGCGAGCAGAACCTGGGAGGCGCCGTGAGCCGGGAACGGACGGTCGCGCTAGAGCAGGGAACGCGCCGCCAGGATCACGTCCGCGACGGCCCCGAGCGACGAGGGCCCGGGCGTGTTCTGCCCGGCGGAGGCCAGGCGGACGAGCGCGAAGGCGATCACGGCGATCACGACGAGCGCGGCGATGACGTAGATCCACACCTTCAGGCCACGACGCGCGGGCTGCAGGGGGTTCTGCTCGATGGGGCCGTCGTGGTCGGGTCGTTCGGGATGATCGCGCATGATCGCACCCTACGCCGGTCGCTCCACCGGTCGACGGGCGGCGGTCCGCCCTGCGCATGCGCCGACGGGCGGTTCCCCGGATCCGGGGAACCGCCCGTCGGCGGGACGCGTCGCGGGAACGCGCGCGGTGGGTCAGGCGGAGATGCTCTGCGCGAGGACGCCGTCGAGGACGACGGACGCCTCCTCGTCGGTGGACTTCTGCGCGAGCGCGAGCTCCGAGACGAGGATCTGCCGGGCCTTGGCCAGCATCCGCTTCTCGCCGGCGGAGACGCCCGAGTCCTGGTCGCGACGCCAGAGGTCGCGGACGACCTCGCTGACGCGGCGCACGTCGCCGGAGCCCATCTTCTCGGTGTTGGCCTTGAAGCGACGCGACCAGTTGCCGGCCTCCTCCTCGACGTCGCCGCGGAGGACGTCGAACACCGCCTCGACGCCGGAGCTGTCGATCACGTCGCGCAGCCCCACCAGCTCGGCGTTGTCGACGGGCACGTCGATGACCAGCTCGCTCTGGTGGATCTGGAGGGTGATGTACTTCTTGTCGACCCCCTTGATGGTGCGGGTCTTGACCGCGGTGATCGTGGCTGCGCCGTGGTGGGGGTACACGACGGTCTCCCCTACTTCGAAAATCATGTAGTGCTGTCCTTCGATCCCTCGAGATGTGTGCCGGAGATGTCGCGCACGCGCATGCACAGCCGCGTGGGCGCCGGCGTCCCGCGCCACGACGCGCGCCGTGCGGCGTCGTCGTGGAGCGTGGCCGGTGCACCGAGATCACCGGCCGCCGCGGGGCTCCGCCAGGGGGCGTCCGCGGTGATGGTCCGACCGGTATTCTCTCACGGTTCGCCCCCGCCCACCGACGCGGTCGGCCGACGCGGACCGCGGGTGCTGAGGAGGGACCTCAGGTCGAGCTGCCCCGGATGCGGAGCGTGTGGTGCACCCCCTCGGACTTGAACCGAGAACCCACTGATTAAGAGTCAGTTGCTCTGCCAATTGAGCTAGAGGTGCAGGTGAGGACCCCGTCGAACGGGGTACCGGACCGAGAGATGACACTAGCACCACGTCGCGGGCCGGCGCCAATCGAGGCCCAGGAGCACGCGCTCGGCCCCTCCCGCCCGGCCTAGCATGGAGGTCGATCCCGCCGACCGAGAGGCTCCCCCATGACCGAGACCGCCCGCCTCGAGAAGGGGCAGCCCGCCCCCGACTTCACCCTCCCGGACCAGGACGGCGCCCCCGTCACCCTGTCCGACCTCCGCGGCCAGGACGTCATCGTGTACTTCTACCCGGCGGCCGGCACCCCGGGGTGCACCACGCAGGCGTGCGACTTCCGGGACAGCATGGACTCGCTCCAGCGCGCGGGCTACCGCGTGCTCGGCGTCTCGAAGGACCCGCAGGAGGACCTGGCGCGCTTCCGCGAGGAGCAGGGGCTCGGCTTCACGCTCCTGTCCGACCCCGACCTCGAGGTGCACCGCGCGTACGCCGCGTACGGCGAGAAGTCGCTCTACGGCAAGACGGTCACCGGCGTGATCCGCTCCACGATCGTGGTGGACGGCGAGGGCCGCGTCGCGCTCCCCCTCTACAACGTCAAGGCGACGGGGCACGTCGCGTCGCTGCGGAAGAAGCTCGGCGTCGACGCCTGACGCCCGAGGGCGGCGCGGCCGGAGGCCCGGGCGGTACCGCCCGAGGCCGGGAGGCTCCCGGTACCCCGGTCTCAGTCGCGACGGCCCGTGGCGAGCAGCACGGAGCGCGTGAAGAGCAGCACCAGCACGAGCACCGAGGGGACGATGATGCCCCAGCCGAGGTCCTGGCGCGCGTCGGTCCCCTGGAGGCTGCCGAAGCCGACCGCGATCTGCAGCACCTGCCAGGTGAAGGCGGCCGGCCGGATCCAGCTGCGGCCGCGCAGGATGCCCCGGACGACGGCACCGAGGAAGACGGCGGCGAGGGCGGCGAGGGCGATCAGCGCGACGGCGCCGGCCAGCGACGCGGGCGACGACGTCAGCAGGTCGACCACGAGGAGGGCCGCGACCCCGGCCATGAGCGCCGCCTCGAGCCCGACGAGGACCGCGAGGAGGACGACCGCGGGCGATCGGCGCGATCCCCGGGGGACGTCGCGCGGATCGAGGGCATCACCGGTTCCGGTCACAGCACGTTCCCATACAAAGCTATTGATTGATCGTTGGCTCTATGCGACGATATTCGAGGTCGAGTTCGTTCACAGGGTGGTGAGCAGATCCGGAACCGAGCTTACAAGGGACGCATTCCCGAAGCTGAGCATCTCACGAGGAGGGGCACGTGCCCCGTCCCGATGCGGTTCCCGGACGCCTCGCCCCATCCCCACCCGCGGCATTCCGCCGTGCAACGAGTAACGACCTGAGGAGCACCCCTATGGATTGGCGTGACAAGGCAGCCTGCCTGACTGTGGACCCCGAGCTGTTCTTCCCCGTGGGGAACACGGGCCCGGCCGTCGACCAGATCGACAAGGCGAAGGCCGTCTGCGGCCGCTGCTCCGTCACCGAGATGTGCCTGCAGTACGCCCTCGAGACCGGACAGGACTCGGGCGTCTGGGGCGGCCTCAGCGAGGACGAGCGCCGCGCGCTCAAGCGCCGCGCAGCCCGCGCCCGTCGCGCCAGCTGACGTCGCGCCGCACCACAGCACCACCGACGAGAGCCGGGCAGCCCCCAGGGCGGCCCGGCTCTCGTCGTCCCCGGCACCCGACGGCGCCGCCGTCCTGGCCGGATCACGTCGCCGTGCCTCAGGCGGTGACGGGCGCCAACCAGCGCAGGGGCACCTCGATGGTCACCTCGGTGCCGCTGCCCATGAGCGTGTGCCAGTCGATGGTCCCGCCGAGCTCCCCCTGGATGAGCGTGCGGACGATCTGCGTGCCCAGCCCGCTGCCGACCTTCCCCTCGGGCAGACCCACTCCGTCGTCGCGCACGCTGACGGTGAGCGTCTCCTCCGTGCGGGCCGCCTCGATGGCCACCTCGCCCGAGCGCCCTGCCAGGCCGTGCTCGACCGCATTGGTGACGAGCTCGGTCAGCGCGAGGGCGAGCGGGGTCGCGTAGGCGCTCGGCAGCACGCCGAAGCTGCCCAGGATCTTCGGGTGCACGCGGGTGTTGTGCGCCGACGCCACCTCGGCGATGAGAAGCAGGACTCGGTCGAACACCGCGTCGAAGTCCACGTTCTGGTTGAGGCCCTCGCTCAGCGTGTCGTGCACCACGGCGATGGCGCCGACGCGGCGCTGCGCGTGGCCGAGGGCCTCGCGGGCCTCCTCGGTGTGCGAACGCCGGGCCTGGATGCGCAGGAGGCTCGCGACGGTCTGCAGGTTGTTCTTCACCCGGTGGTGGATCTCGCGGATCGTCGCGTCCTTCGTGATGAGCTCGCGCTCCTGGTGCCGGAGCTCGGTCACGTCGCGGCAGAGCACGACGGCGCCGACGCGCTCCCCGTGGCTGCGGATCGGGATGGCCCGCAGCGAGACGGTGACGCCGCGGGACTCGATGTCGGTGCGCCACGGAGCGCGCCCGGCGACGATGAGCGGCAGCGACTCGTCGACCGTGAGCCGCTTGCCGGTGAGCAGGCTCGAGGTGGCCTCGGCGAGGGACTCCCCCTCGAGCTCCTCGGAGAAGCCCATGCGGTTGAAGGCGCTGAGGGCGTTGGGGCTGGCGAACGTGGTGATGCCGTCGACGTCGAGCCGCAGCAGCCCGTCGGAGGCCCGCGGGGCACCGCGGCGGGGTCCCGTCGGCGAACCGAGGTCGGGGAAGTCGCCATCCGCGATCATGGCGAACAGGTCGTTCGCGCATTCGTTGAACGTGAGCTCCTGGCGGCTCGGAGTGCGGGTCTCGCTGAGGTTCGTATGCCGGGTGATCACGGCGATCGGGGTGTCGGTCACCTCGGGGCTGCCCTGCGCGAGGCGCCGGAGGACGGGCACCGCGCGCACGCGCGTCGGGGTCTCCTCGTACCAGTCGGGCGCGGACGAGTCGATGATGCGCGCGGTCTCGTGCGCATCGGTGACCTGCTTCCGCCACTCGGCCTTGATGGGCTGGCCGACGAAGTCGCGGTAGAAGAGCGTGGCCGAGCTCGACGGACGGGCGTGGGCGACCGCGACGAAGCTGCCGCTCACCGTCGGCACCCACAGGACGATGTCGGCGAAGGCCAGGTCCGCGAGGAGCTGCCAGTCGCCGACGAGGAGGTGCAGCCATTCGACATCCGCGTCGGAGGACAGACCCTGGGCATGCACGAGATCGCTGAGCGTGGACACGCCTACAGCCTAGGCGCGCCGCGCACGCTCCTCCCCCGCCCCGGCGGCACCCGGGCGCCGGGGCGCTCCGGAGCGCTCGGCGCGCCGCATCCTCCGGGTCGCGTCCTCCGCGGGCAGGAGGGTCGCCCGCGTGAACCGCGACCACTCCAGGAGGGCCGGTGACCGCGGGGCGACGTCACGCAGGGTCGCTCCGGCGAGCACCGCGGCGTCGAGCGCCTCGTGATCCTCGGGCACGTAGGCAGCCGCCTCCACGCTGCCGAACCGGACGAGGGTGCGGCGGACCTGACCGGCCGCGTCCCATCCCCCGG
The nucleotide sequence above comes from Clavibacter sp. B3I6. Encoded proteins:
- a CDS encoding HNH endonuclease family protein, which translates into the protein MRVLLAALAVLVVAVSVVVGAREAVLGPDADTAGLTAEVADGAVVDALAHAGLVRDGRIDTAAVRTMTDRIRADGRERYPRYDRDAFGPAWADTDRNGCDQRDDVLVRDMTGETRSSADEGCTVVAGHLHDAYTGRGIDFTRGARTSAAVQIDHLVPLSWAWRHGAWAWSDERRERLATDVDELQAVDGPTNQDKSDQGPATWLPPDAAYRCLYVTRFAFVVSRYDLAVGDADRAAVHRVLGACA
- a CDS encoding CarD family transcriptional regulator, producing the protein MIFEVGETVVYPHHGAATITAVKTRTIKGVDKKYITLQIHQSELVIDVPVDNAELVGLRDVIDSSGVEAVFDVLRGDVEEEAGNWSRRFKANTEKMGSGDVRRVSEVVRDLWRRDQDSGVSAGEKRMLAKARQILVSELALAQKSTDEEASVVLDGVLAQSISA
- a CDS encoding WhiB family transcriptional regulator, producing the protein MDWRDKAACLTVDPELFFPVGNTGPAVDQIDKAKAVCGRCSVTEMCLQYALETGQDSGVWGGLSEDERRALKRRAARARRAS
- the bcp gene encoding thioredoxin-dependent thiol peroxidase: MTETARLEKGQPAPDFTLPDQDGAPVTLSDLRGQDVIVYFYPAAGTPGCTTQACDFRDSMDSLQRAGYRVLGVSKDPQEDLARFREEQGLGFTLLSDPDLEVHRAYAAYGEKSLYGKTVTGVIRSTIVVDGEGRVALPLYNVKATGHVASLRKKLGVDA
- a CDS encoding sensor histidine kinase — its product is MSTLSDLVHAQGLSSDADVEWLHLLVGDWQLLADLAFADIVLWVPTVSGSFVAVAHARPSSSATLFYRDFVGQPIKAEWRKQVTDAHETARIIDSSAPDWYEETPTRVRAVPVLRRLAQGSPEVTDTPIAVITRHTNLSETRTPSRQELTFNECANDLFAMIADGDFPDLGSPTGPRRGAPRASDGLLRLDVDGITTFASPNALSAFNRMGFSEELEGESLAEATSSLLTGKRLTVDESLPLIVAGRAPWRTDIESRGVTVSLRAIPIRSHGERVGAVVLCRDVTELRHQERELITKDATIREIHHRVKNNLQTVASLLRIQARRSHTEEAREALGHAQRRVGAIAVVHDTLSEGLNQNVDFDAVFDRVLLLIAEVASAHNTRVHPKILGSFGVLPSAYATPLALALTELVTNAVEHGLAGRSGEVAIEAARTEETLTVSVRDDGVGLPEGKVGSGLGTQIVRTLIQGELGGTIDWHTLMGSGTEVTIEVPLRWLAPVTA